From Longimicrobiales bacterium, one genomic window encodes:
- a CDS encoding DUF1552 domain-containing protein codes for MEFITGTHLSRRTFMRGLGASFALPFMDAMVPAGRPWVDKSRDSGFTRFIGIEESMGSAGGSEWGDAKNLFAPAKVGRDFDFHVDSQLKLLEPYREYLTVVSNTDCRMAEPYRPEEIGGDHDRSTAVFLTQAHPKQTQGSDVFLGTSLDQIHAQRFGQDTALPSLELCTEVIDRGGGCAYNYHCAYTTSLSWASPNQPLPAIREPRAVFERLFGAGDTPEDRAARRRTDRSMLDYIVGEVARLRTSLGATDRLAMDQYLTHVREVERRIQLVEARNSSGEEREMPEAPSGIPDSWEEHMQLMFDLQVLALQTDMTRVITFKTGFDQSNRTFPNSGTTKSHHGASHHGNVPEDIMDFNKINAHRTGQLAYLLERMKNTIDGDGSLLDKTAIVWGSPMGDPNLHNHRRCPLLLMGHANGALEGNLHLRAPKGTPMANPLLSVMQGMGHDMDGFGDSTGALPLTYPGSRPTNGAGG; via the coding sequence ATGGAATTCATCACAGGTACTCATCTGTCTCGTCGCACTTTCATGCGTGGCCTGGGCGCCAGCTTCGCTCTGCCGTTCATGGACGCCATGGTTCCGGCAGGCCGCCCATGGGTCGACAAGAGTCGTGACTCCGGGTTCACGCGCTTCATCGGCATAGAAGAATCGATGGGGAGCGCCGGCGGTAGCGAGTGGGGCGATGCCAAGAATCTTTTCGCGCCAGCCAAAGTCGGGCGCGACTTCGACTTTCACGTCGACAGCCAGCTCAAGCTGCTCGAACCTTACCGCGAGTACCTGACGGTCGTCAGTAATACGGATTGCCGCATGGCGGAGCCGTATCGGCCCGAGGAGATCGGGGGCGATCATGATCGGTCGACCGCGGTCTTTCTCACGCAGGCCCACCCGAAGCAGACGCAGGGATCCGACGTCTTTCTCGGCACATCGCTCGACCAGATCCATGCGCAACGGTTCGGGCAAGACACGGCGCTCCCGTCGCTCGAACTGTGCACAGAGGTGATCGATCGGGGGGGTGGGTGCGCGTACAACTACCACTGCGCCTATACCACCTCGCTGTCATGGGCGTCGCCGAACCAACCACTTCCTGCGATTCGAGAGCCTCGCGCTGTGTTCGAGCGGTTGTTCGGAGCAGGGGATACGCCGGAGGATCGTGCAGCGCGGCGTCGGACTGATCGGAGCATGCTTGACTATATCGTCGGAGAGGTGGCCCGCCTGAGGACCTCTCTGGGTGCTACGGACCGTCTTGCGATGGATCAGTATCTGACCCATGTGAGGGAAGTGGAGCGGAGGATTCAGCTCGTCGAAGCCCGCAACAGCAGCGGAGAAGAGCGGGAGATGCCCGAAGCTCCGTCCGGCATCCCCGACTCTTGGGAGGAACACATGCAACTGATGTTCGACCTCCAGGTCCTCGCGCTGCAGACAGATATGACTCGGGTCATCACGTTCAAGACCGGATTCGATCAGTCGAATCGCACGTTCCCGAACAGCGGTACCACGAAGTCGCACCACGGGGCCTCGCATCACGGCAACGTCCCCGAGGACATCATGGACTTCAACAAGATCAACGCACACCGCACCGGCCAACTCGCGTACCTGCTCGAGCGCATGAAGAACACGATTGATGGGGACGGTTCACTGCTGGATAAGACCGCCATCGTATGGGGTTCACCGATGGGCGACCCCAATCTCCACAATCATCGGCGCTGCCCTCTCCTGTTGATGGGTCACGCGAACGGGGCACTCGAGGGGAACCTTCACCTGCGTGCGCCCAAGGGAACGCCCATGGCGAACCCGCTCCTGAGCGTGATGCAGGGGATGGGTCACGAC
- a CDS encoding DUF1592 domain-containing protein → MKTFTAATALLGVWLTLASQTSEGRVYVAEVEPSRAVFDDVVSLGGPGPGEATDLVGVVDRYCVRCHNERRLTGNLTLDGYDPASAHENAAVAEKMIVKLRAGMMPPPGANRPEGDTLLALVERLEAVVDGAAAANPNPGSRRFQRLNRAEYGRVVRELLGLEIDAGRWLPADTYLGNFDNLSDAQGLSTTLLEAYLRAATEVSRIAVGNPEAVSTSTKYMNPIEVSQHAWDHLEGTPFGTRGGMVVTHDFPADGEYVFTIETLFGQGVGFEDLDISIDGEGVALLRLEHNGQTGHPLRTEPVFVRAGQRRIAAAFVRHIDGPYEDRLSPFEWSFVGGEDAIQWANYGITALPHLADLMVTGPETPSGVSPTPSREALFSCYPDTSEDERPCAEAIVHKVAQAAYRRPVTEDDIAGPMSFYDTGAAEAGFEIGVRTALQAILANPAFIFRLEEPPAGVGENENYRISDVDLASRLSFFLWATGPDERLLILAEQERLSDPAVLEGEVRRMLADPRSEALSVRFASQWLRLQDAKKNNPELYLYPDFTGQLGDDMVRETQLFFDHLIREDRSLLQVLDADYTFLNARLAEHYGISGIAGGEFRRVSYPDETRRGLLGHGSVLLLTSMSARTSPVLRGKWVMEVLMGTPPPPPPPNVPNFEETEGAASGRRLTTRERMEIHRANPTCNSCHRFMDPIGLALDNFDVTGQWRIRENQVALDTRGTFYDGTPVSTPADLTTVLLKRPIPIVRNFTTNLLAYAIGRRAEYYDQPSVRQITADAEANDYRMSSFILGVVQSDPFQMMRSQPAADAGADDGALQGAHEGM, encoded by the coding sequence ATGAAAACATTCACCGCAGCGACGGCCCTTTTGGGTGTCTGGCTCACACTAGCTAGCCAGACATCAGAGGGGCGTGTGTATGTTGCGGAAGTCGAGCCAAGTCGCGCTGTATTTGACGATGTGGTGTCCCTAGGTGGCCCTGGCCCCGGAGAGGCAACCGACCTCGTCGGCGTCGTGGATCGGTACTGTGTCCGCTGCCACAACGAGCGGCGGCTGACGGGCAATCTGACCTTGGATGGATATGACCCGGCCTCGGCGCACGAGAACGCCGCAGTCGCAGAGAAGATGATCGTGAAGCTGCGGGCCGGCATGATGCCACCGCCCGGTGCGAATCGCCCTGAGGGTGACACGCTGCTGGCCCTCGTCGAGAGGCTGGAGGCAGTCGTCGACGGGGCTGCCGCCGCGAATCCGAATCCGGGCTCGCGCCGTTTCCAGCGCCTTAACCGGGCCGAGTACGGACGGGTCGTGCGCGAACTTCTCGGCCTTGAAATCGATGCGGGACGTTGGCTCCCAGCGGACACCTACCTCGGGAATTTCGACAATCTGTCCGACGCGCAGGGCCTCTCCACGACTCTCCTCGAGGCATACCTCCGCGCGGCCACCGAGGTGAGCCGGATCGCGGTTGGGAATCCTGAAGCTGTCTCGACTTCAACGAAGTACATGAACCCAATCGAGGTGTCCCAACACGCTTGGGATCATCTGGAGGGGACCCCCTTTGGTACGCGGGGCGGGATGGTCGTTACGCACGACTTCCCGGCCGACGGCGAGTATGTGTTTACAATCGAGACCCTGTTCGGCCAAGGCGTTGGGTTTGAAGATCTCGACATCTCGATTGATGGCGAGGGTGTCGCGTTGCTACGGCTCGAGCACAACGGGCAGACCGGGCACCCTCTCCGGACCGAGCCGGTCTTTGTCCGCGCAGGCCAGCGCCGGATCGCTGCTGCGTTCGTCCGGCATATCGACGGACCGTACGAAGACCGTTTGAGCCCTTTCGAGTGGTCCTTCGTAGGCGGTGAAGACGCCATTCAGTGGGCCAACTACGGTATCACTGCCCTGCCGCACCTCGCGGACCTCATGGTCACGGGTCCGGAGACCCCGAGTGGTGTCTCGCCCACGCCAAGCCGGGAGGCTTTGTTTTCCTGCTATCCCGACACCTCTGAGGATGAGCGCCCGTGTGCTGAGGCCATCGTCCACAAGGTCGCGCAGGCCGCGTACCGGCGCCCGGTGACAGAGGATGACATCGCGGGCCCTATGTCCTTCTATGACACGGGGGCCGCGGAGGCCGGCTTCGAAATCGGTGTGCGCACGGCCCTGCAGGCGATCTTGGCAAACCCGGCGTTCATATTCCGTCTGGAAGAACCTCCCGCTGGCGTCGGGGAGAACGAGAACTACCGGATCAGCGATGTGGATCTGGCGTCACGGCTCTCGTTTTTCCTGTGGGCGACAGGCCCGGATGAAAGGCTGCTGATTCTCGCAGAGCAGGAGCGACTCTCAGATCCGGCAGTGCTCGAGGGTGAGGTGCGCCGAATGCTCGCGGACCCGCGATCTGAGGCCCTGTCCGTCCGTTTTGCCTCCCAGTGGCTGCGCCTTCAGGACGCGAAGAAGAACAATCCAGAGCTGTACCTCTATCCGGACTTCACGGGTCAGCTCGGGGACGACATGGTGAGGGAGACCCAGCTCTTCTTCGACCATCTCATTCGTGAAGATCGAAGCCTGCTGCAGGTACTGGACGCGGACTACACGTTTTTGAACGCCCGCCTTGCAGAGCACTACGGGATTTCCGGAATTGCCGGTGGCGAATTTCGGAGGGTTTCGTATCCTGACGAGACCCGCAGGGGTCTTCTGGGGCACGGTAGCGTGCTACTGCTGACGTCCATGTCTGCGCGGACGTCTCCAGTGCTCCGGGGCAAGTGGGTCATGGAAGTATTGATGGGCACACCACCGCCGCCGCCGCCACCGAACGTTCCGAATTTTGAAGAGACGGAGGGTGCCGCGTCAGGCCGGCGGCTTACCACCCGCGAACGCATGGAGATCCACCGCGCCAACCCGACGTGTAATTCATGCCATCGATTCATGGATCCAATCGGGCTCGCTCTGGACAATTTCGACGTGACCGGCCAATGGCGAATTCGCGAGAATCAGGTGGCGCTGGACACACGCGGCACGTTCTACGATGGGACCCCAGTCAGCACGCCAGCCGATCTCACTACCGTCCTGCTGAAGCGGCCCATCCCCATAGTCCGGAACTTCACGACCAACCTGCTGGCCTACGCGATCGGCAGGCGCGCCGAGTACTACGATCAGCCATCCGTGCGGCAGATCACGGCGGATGCTGAGGCCAATGACTACCGTATGTCGTCGTTCATTCTCGGCGTCGTGCAGAGCGACCCGTTCCAGATGATGCGATCTCAACCGGCGGCCGATGCAGGCGCCGATGACGGTGCCCTCCAGGGCGCACACGAAGGGATGTAA
- a CDS encoding protein tyrosine phosphatase family protein, producing MRIRQSLFAVAISSMAIAPPLQGQQAEPLETIRNYTWVSDDLSSAGQIAYPQIPLLAAEGYAVVVNLAIADEARNGQEGFLVAETGLTYVHIPVDWEQPTLDDVDMFFDIMQANEGRKVFVHCFANMRASAFVYLYRTMVQGVSEAEARATMSVVWDPGELEQWAGLIERAQARGPRQ from the coding sequence ATGCGTATCCGTCAATCCCTCTTTGCCGTAGCGATCTCTTCCATGGCCATCGCGCCGCCACTGCAGGGTCAGCAAGCCGAACCGCTCGAAACGATCCGCAACTATACATGGGTCTCGGACGACCTCTCCTCCGCAGGACAGATCGCGTACCCGCAGATTCCCCTGCTCGCAGCGGAGGGCTACGCGGTCGTCGTGAACCTGGCGATCGCCGATGAGGCCCGGAACGGACAGGAGGGATTCCTGGTGGCTGAGACGGGACTTACCTATGTCCACATTCCAGTGGACTGGGAGCAGCCGACGCTCGACGACGTCGACATGTTCTTCGATATCATGCAGGCAAACGAAGGCCGGAAGGTCTTCGTGCACTGCTTCGCGAACATGCGGGCATCAGCCTTCGTATATCTGTACCGCACCATGGTTCAGGGAGTCTCCGAAGCCGAGGCTCGCGCTACGATGAGCGTAGTGTGGGACCCAGGTGAGTTGGAGCAGTGGGCCGGGCTGATCGAGCGGGCTCAGGCGCGAGGGCCCAGGCAGTAG